In Homo sapiens chromosome 11, GRCh38.p14 Primary Assembly, one DNA window encodes the following:
- the MYRF gene encoding myelin regulatory factor isoform X9 produces the protein MEVVDETEALQRFFEGHDINGALEPSNIDTSILEEYISKEDASDLCFPDISAPASSASYSHGQPAMPGSSGVHHLSPPGGGPSPGRHGPLPPPGYGTPLNCNNNNGMGAAPKPFPGGTGPPIKAEPKAPYAPGTLPDSPPDSGSEAYSPQQRDLYMKAEPPIPHYAAMGQGLVPTDLHHTQQSQMLHQLLQQHGAELPTHPSKKRKHSESPPSTLNAQMLNGMIKQEPGTVTALPLHPTRAPSPPWPPQGPLSPGPGSLPLSIARVQTPPWHPPGAPSPGLLQDSDSLSGSYLDPNYQSIKWQPHQQNKWATLYDANYKELPMLTYRVDADKGFNFSVGDDAFVCQKKNHFQVTVYIGMLGEPKYVKTPEGLKPLDCFYLKLHGVKLEALNQSINIEQSQSDRSKRPFNPVTVNLPPEQVTKVTVGRLHFSETTANNMRKKGKPNPDQRYFMLVVALQAHAQNQNYTLAAQISERIIVRASNPGQFESDSDVLWQRAQVPDTVFHHGRVGINTDRPDEALVVHGNVKVMGSLMHPSDLRAKEHVQEVDTTEQLKRISRMRLVHYRYKPEFAASAGIEATAPETGVIAQEVKEILPEAVKDTGDMVFANGKTIENFLVVNKERIFMENVGAVKELCKLTDNLETRIDELERWSHKLAKLRRLDSLKSTGSSGAFSHAGSQFSRAGSVPHKKRPPKVASKSSSVVPDQACISQRFLQGTIIALVVVMAFSVVSMSTLYVLSLRTEEDLVDTDGSFAVSTSCLLALLRPQPPGGSEALCPWSSQSFGTTQLRQSPLTTGLPGIQPSLLLVTTSLTSSAPGSAVRTLDMCSSHPCPVICCSSPTTNPTTGPSLGPSFNPGHVLSPSPSPSTNRSGPSQMALLPVTNIRAKSWGLSVNGIGHSKHHKSLEPLASPAVPFPGGQGKAKNSPSLGFHGRARRGALQSSVGPAEPTWAQGQSASLLAEPVPSLTSIQVLENSMSITSQYCAPGDACRPGNFTYHIPVSSGTPLHLSLTLQMNSSSPVSVVLCSLRSKEEPCEEGSLPQSLHTHQDTQGTSHRWPITILSFREFTYHFRVALLGQANCSSEALAQPATDYHFHFYRLCD, from the exons GCCACGACATCAACGGTGCCCTGGAGCCCTCCAACATAGACACCAGCATCCTGGAGGAGTACATCAGCAAGGAGGATGCCTCCGACCT CTGCTTCCCTGACATCTCTGCTCCAGCCAGCTCGGCCTCCTACTCCCACGGGCAGCCTGCGATGCCTGGCTCCAGCGGGGTCCACCACCTGAGCCCCCCTGGGGGTGGACCCTCCCCGGGGCGCCATGGTCCCCTCCCACCCCCGGGCTACGGCACCCCGCTGaactgcaacaacaacaacggCATGGGCGCTGCCCCCAAGCCCTTCCCGGGGGGCACCGGGCCCCCCATCAAGGCTGAGCCCAAGGCTCCCTATGCCCCAGG CACACTGCCGGACTCTCCCCCAGACTCGGGCTCCGAGGCCTACTCCCCCCAGCAG CGGGATCTGTACATGAAGGCCGAGCCCCCGATCCCCCACTACGCTGCCATGGGGCAGGGGCTGGTGCCCACTGATCTTCACCACACCCAGCAGTCCCAGATGCTGCACCAGCTCCTGCAGCAGCACGGAGCTGA GCTCCCTACACACCCCTCCAAGAAGAGGAAGCACTCTGAATCCCCCCCCAGCACCCTCAATGCCCAGATGCTGAATGGAATGATCAAACAGGAGCCTGGGACCGTGACAGCCCTGCCTCTGCACCCCACTCGAGCCCCATCGCCACCCTGGCCTCCCCAGGGTCCGCTCTCCCCGGGCCCTGGTTCCTTGCCTCTCAGCATTGCCCGTGTCCAGACACCGCCTTGGCACCCGCCAGGTGCCCCCTCCCCAG GCCTCCTGCAGGACAGTGACAGCCTCAGTGGCTCCTACCTGGACCCCAACTACCAGTCCATCAAGTGGCAGCCTCATCAGCAGAACAAGTGGGCGACCCTGTACGATGCTAACTACAAGGAGCT GCCCATGCTCACCTACCGCGTGGATGCGGACAAGGGCTTCAACTTTTCGGTGGGCGACGACGCCTTTGTGTGCCAGAAGAAGAACCACTTCCAGGTGACAGTGTACATCGGCATGCTGGGCGAGCCCAAGTACGTCAAGACGCCCGAGGGCCTCAAGCCCCTCGACTGCTTCTATCTGAAGCTGCACGGAGTGAAG CTGGAGGCCCTGAACCAGTCCATTAACATCGAGCAGTCCCAGTCAGACCGGAGCAAGCGGCCCTTCAACCCGGTCAC GGTCAATCTGCCCCCTGAGCAGGTCACGAAGGTGACTGTGGGGCGGCTGCACTTCAGCGAGACCACCGCTAACAACATGCGTAAGAAGGGCAAGCCCAACCCGGACCAGAG GTACTTCATGCTGGTGGTGGCCCTCCAGGCTCATGCACAGAACCAGAACTACACGCTGGCCGCCCAGATCTCAGAGCGCATCATTGTGCGG GCCTCCAACCCAGGCCAGTTCGAGAGCGACAGCGATGTGTTGTGGCAGCGGGCACAGGTGCCCGACACCGTCTTCCACCACGGCCGCGTGGGCATCAACACAGACCGGCCGGATGAGGCGCTGGTTGTGCACGGGAATGTCAAGGTCATGGGCTCGCTTATGCACCCCTCCGACCTGCGCGCCAAGGAACACGTGCAGGAG GTGGACACCACCGAGCAATTGAAGAGGATCTCGCGCATGCGGCTGGTGCACTACAGATACAAGCCCGAGTTCGCCGCCAGCGCGGGCATCGAGGCCACCGCGCCAGAGACAG GTGTCATCGCTCAGGAGGTGAAGGAGATCTTGCCTGAGGCTGTGAAAGACACCGGAGACATGGTCTTTGCCAATGGGAAAACCATAGAGAACTTCCTGGTGGTGAACAAG GAGCGCATCTTCATGGAGAACGTAGGGGCCGTGAAGGAGCTGTGCAAGCTGACAGACAACCTGGAGACGCGCATTGATGAGCTGGAGCGCTGGAGCCACAAGCTGGCCAAGCTGCGGCGGCTCGACAGCCTCAAGTCCACCGGCAGCTCGGGCGCCTTCAG CCATGCAGGGAGCCAGTTCAGTCGGGCGGGCAGCGTCCCCCACAAGAAGAGGCCCCCCAAGGTGGCCAGCAAG TCATCGTCCGTGGTTCCGGACCAGGCCTGCATCAGCCAGCGCTTCCTGCAGGGAACCATCATTGCCCTGGTGGTGGTCATGGCCTTCAG CGTGGTGTCCATGTCCACACTGTACGTGCTGAGCCTGCGCACAGAGGAGGACCTGGTAGACACTGATGG CTCTTTTGCCGTGTCCACTTCCTGTCTCCTGGCCCTGCTCCGGCCCCAGCCCCCTGGGGGGAGTGAGGCCTTGTGCCCATG GTCCAGCCAGAGCTTTGGGACCACGCAGCTCCGACAGTCCCCCTTGACCACGGGGCTACCAGGCATACAGCCCTCTTTGCTGCTGG TGACCACCAGCCTCACCAGCTCGGCCCCAGGTTCTGCTGTCCGCACCTTGGACATGTGTTCCAGCCACCCCTGCCCTGTCATCTGCTGTTCCTCACCCACTACCAACCCTACCACTGGTCCTAGTCTTGGCCCCAGCTTTAACCCTGGCCATGTTCTCAGCCCAAGTCCCAGCCCCAGCACCAACCGCTCAG GCCCCAGCCAGATGGCCCTTCTGCCAGTCACCAACATCAGAGCCAAGTCCTGGGGTCTTTCAGTCAATGGCATTGGCCACTCCAAGCATCACAAGAGTCTGGAGCCTCTGGCCAGCCCTGCAGTCCCCTTCCCTGGGGGGCAGGGCAAAGCCAAGAACAGTCCCAGCCTTGGTTTCCATGGCCGGGCCCGCCGAGGGGCCCTCCAGTCCAGCGTGGGCCCTGCTGAGCCCACCTGGGCCCAGGGCCAGTCAG CCTCTCTCCTTGCAGAGCCAGTGCCCTCCCTGACCTCCATCCAGGTGCTGGAGAATTCGATGTCCATCACCTCCCAGTACTGTGCTCCAGGGGATGCCTGCAG GCCTGGGAACTTCACCTACCACATCCCTGTCAGTAGTGGCAccccactgcacctcagcctgacTCTGCAGATGAA CTCCTCCTCCCCCGTGTCTGTGGTGCTGTGCAGCCTGAGGTCAAAGGAGGAACCATGTGAGGAGGGGAGCCTTCCACAGAGTCTCCACACCCACCAGGACACCCAG gGCACCTCTCACCGGTGGCCAATAACCATCCTGTCCTTCCGTGAATTCACCTACCACTTCCGGGTGGCACTGCTG GGTCAGGCCAACTGCAGTTCAGAGGCTCTCGCCCAGCCAGCCACAGACTACCACTTCCACTTCTACCGCCTGTGTGACTGA
- the MYRF gene encoding myelin regulatory factor isoform X15, which yields MEVVDETEALQRFFEGHDINGALEPSNIDTSILEEYISKEDASDLCFPDISAPASSASYSHGQPAMPGSSGVHHLSPPGGGPSPGRHGPLPPPGYGTPLNCNNNNGMGAAPKPFPGGTGPPIKAEPKAPYAPGTLPDSPPDSGSEAYSPQQRDLYMKAEPPIPHYAAMGQGLVPTDLHHTQQSQMLHQLLQQHGAELPTHPSKKRKHSESPPSTLNAQMLNGMIKQEPGTVTALPLHPTRAPSPPWPPQGPLSPGPGSLPLSIARVQTPPWHPPGAPSPGLLQDSDSLSGSYLDPNYQSIKWQPHQQNKWATLYDANYKELPMLTYRVDADKGFNFSVGDDAFVCQKKNHFQVTVYIGMLGEPKYVKTPEGLKPLDCFYLKLHGVKLEALNQSINIEQSQSDRSKRPFNPVTVNLPPEQVTKVTVGRLHFSETTANNMRKKGKPNPDQRYFMLVVALQAHAQNQNYTLAAQISERIIVRASNPGQFESDSDVLWQRAQVPDTVFHHGRVGINTDRPDEALVVHGNVKVMGSLMHPSDLRAKEHVQEVDTTEQLKRISRMRLVHYRYKPEFAASAGIEATAPETGVIAQEVKEILPEAVKDTGDMVFANGKTIENFLVVNKERIFMENVGAVKELCKLTDNLETRIDELERWSHKLAKLRRLDSLKSTGSSGAFSHAGSQFSRAGSVPHKKRPPKVASKSSSVVPDQACISQRFLQGTIIALVVVMAFSVVSMSTLYVLSLRTEEDLVDTDGRSSQSFGTTQLRQSPLTTGLPGIQPSLLLVTTSLTSSAPGSAVRTLDMCSSHPCPVICCSSPTTNPTTGPSLGPSFNPGHVLSPSPSPSTNRSGPSQMALLPVTNIRAKSWGLSVNGIGHSKHHKSLEPLASPAVPFPGGQGKAKNSPSLGFHGRARRGALQSSVGPAEPTWAQGQSEPVPSLTSIQVLENSMSITSQYCAPGDACRPGNFTYHIPVSSGTPLHLSLTLQMNSSSPVSVVLCSLRSKEEPCEEGSLPQSLHTHQDTQGTSHRWPITILSFREFTYHFRVALLGQANCSSEALAQPATDYHFHFYRLCD from the exons GCCACGACATCAACGGTGCCCTGGAGCCCTCCAACATAGACACCAGCATCCTGGAGGAGTACATCAGCAAGGAGGATGCCTCCGACCT CTGCTTCCCTGACATCTCTGCTCCAGCCAGCTCGGCCTCCTACTCCCACGGGCAGCCTGCGATGCCTGGCTCCAGCGGGGTCCACCACCTGAGCCCCCCTGGGGGTGGACCCTCCCCGGGGCGCCATGGTCCCCTCCCACCCCCGGGCTACGGCACCCCGCTGaactgcaacaacaacaacggCATGGGCGCTGCCCCCAAGCCCTTCCCGGGGGGCACCGGGCCCCCCATCAAGGCTGAGCCCAAGGCTCCCTATGCCCCAGG CACACTGCCGGACTCTCCCCCAGACTCGGGCTCCGAGGCCTACTCCCCCCAGCAG CGGGATCTGTACATGAAGGCCGAGCCCCCGATCCCCCACTACGCTGCCATGGGGCAGGGGCTGGTGCCCACTGATCTTCACCACACCCAGCAGTCCCAGATGCTGCACCAGCTCCTGCAGCAGCACGGAGCTGA GCTCCCTACACACCCCTCCAAGAAGAGGAAGCACTCTGAATCCCCCCCCAGCACCCTCAATGCCCAGATGCTGAATGGAATGATCAAACAGGAGCCTGGGACCGTGACAGCCCTGCCTCTGCACCCCACTCGAGCCCCATCGCCACCCTGGCCTCCCCAGGGTCCGCTCTCCCCGGGCCCTGGTTCCTTGCCTCTCAGCATTGCCCGTGTCCAGACACCGCCTTGGCACCCGCCAGGTGCCCCCTCCCCAG GCCTCCTGCAGGACAGTGACAGCCTCAGTGGCTCCTACCTGGACCCCAACTACCAGTCCATCAAGTGGCAGCCTCATCAGCAGAACAAGTGGGCGACCCTGTACGATGCTAACTACAAGGAGCT GCCCATGCTCACCTACCGCGTGGATGCGGACAAGGGCTTCAACTTTTCGGTGGGCGACGACGCCTTTGTGTGCCAGAAGAAGAACCACTTCCAGGTGACAGTGTACATCGGCATGCTGGGCGAGCCCAAGTACGTCAAGACGCCCGAGGGCCTCAAGCCCCTCGACTGCTTCTATCTGAAGCTGCACGGAGTGAAG CTGGAGGCCCTGAACCAGTCCATTAACATCGAGCAGTCCCAGTCAGACCGGAGCAAGCGGCCCTTCAACCCGGTCAC GGTCAATCTGCCCCCTGAGCAGGTCACGAAGGTGACTGTGGGGCGGCTGCACTTCAGCGAGACCACCGCTAACAACATGCGTAAGAAGGGCAAGCCCAACCCGGACCAGAG GTACTTCATGCTGGTGGTGGCCCTCCAGGCTCATGCACAGAACCAGAACTACACGCTGGCCGCCCAGATCTCAGAGCGCATCATTGTGCGG GCCTCCAACCCAGGCCAGTTCGAGAGCGACAGCGATGTGTTGTGGCAGCGGGCACAGGTGCCCGACACCGTCTTCCACCACGGCCGCGTGGGCATCAACACAGACCGGCCGGATGAGGCGCTGGTTGTGCACGGGAATGTCAAGGTCATGGGCTCGCTTATGCACCCCTCCGACCTGCGCGCCAAGGAACACGTGCAGGAG GTGGACACCACCGAGCAATTGAAGAGGATCTCGCGCATGCGGCTGGTGCACTACAGATACAAGCCCGAGTTCGCCGCCAGCGCGGGCATCGAGGCCACCGCGCCAGAGACAG GTGTCATCGCTCAGGAGGTGAAGGAGATCTTGCCTGAGGCTGTGAAAGACACCGGAGACATGGTCTTTGCCAATGGGAAAACCATAGAGAACTTCCTGGTGGTGAACAAG GAGCGCATCTTCATGGAGAACGTAGGGGCCGTGAAGGAGCTGTGCAAGCTGACAGACAACCTGGAGACGCGCATTGATGAGCTGGAGCGCTGGAGCCACAAGCTGGCCAAGCTGCGGCGGCTCGACAGCCTCAAGTCCACCGGCAGCTCGGGCGCCTTCAG CCATGCAGGGAGCCAGTTCAGTCGGGCGGGCAGCGTCCCCCACAAGAAGAGGCCCCCCAAGGTGGCCAGCAAG TCATCGTCCGTGGTTCCGGACCAGGCCTGCATCAGCCAGCGCTTCCTGCAGGGAACCATCATTGCCCTGGTGGTGGTCATGGCCTTCAG CGTGGTGTCCATGTCCACACTGTACGTGCTGAGCCTGCGCACAGAGGAGGACCTGGTAGACACTGATGG CAGGTCCAGCCAGAGCTTTGGGACCACGCAGCTCCGACAGTCCCCCTTGACCACGGGGCTACCAGGCATACAGCCCTCTTTGCTGCTGG TGACCACCAGCCTCACCAGCTCGGCCCCAGGTTCTGCTGTCCGCACCTTGGACATGTGTTCCAGCCACCCCTGCCCTGTCATCTGCTGTTCCTCACCCACTACCAACCCTACCACTGGTCCTAGTCTTGGCCCCAGCTTTAACCCTGGCCATGTTCTCAGCCCAAGTCCCAGCCCCAGCACCAACCGCTCAG GCCCCAGCCAGATGGCCCTTCTGCCAGTCACCAACATCAGAGCCAAGTCCTGGGGTCTTTCAGTCAATGGCATTGGCCACTCCAAGCATCACAAGAGTCTGGAGCCTCTGGCCAGCCCTGCAGTCCCCTTCCCTGGGGGGCAGGGCAAAGCCAAGAACAGTCCCAGCCTTGGTTTCCATGGCCGGGCCCGCCGAGGGGCCCTCCAGTCCAGCGTGGGCCCTGCTGAGCCCACCTGGGCCCAGGGCCAGTCAG AGCCAGTGCCCTCCCTGACCTCCATCCAGGTGCTGGAGAATTCGATGTCCATCACCTCCCAGTACTGTGCTCCAGGGGATGCCTGCAG GCCTGGGAACTTCACCTACCACATCCCTGTCAGTAGTGGCAccccactgcacctcagcctgacTCTGCAGATGAA CTCCTCCTCCCCCGTGTCTGTGGTGCTGTGCAGCCTGAGGTCAAAGGAGGAACCATGTGAGGAGGGGAGCCTTCCACAGAGTCTCCACACCCACCAGGACACCCAG gGCACCTCTCACCGGTGGCCAATAACCATCCTGTCCTTCCGTGAATTCACCTACCACTTCCGGGTGGCACTGCTG GGTCAGGCCAACTGCAGTTCAGAGGCTCTCGCCCAGCCAGCCACAGACTACCACTTCCACTTCTACCGCCTGTGTGACTGA
- the MYRF gene encoding myelin regulatory factor isoform 2 precursor (isoform 2 precursor is encoded by transcript variant 2), with protein sequence MEVVDETEALQRFFEGHDINGALEPSNIDTSILEEYISKEDASDLCFPDISAPASSASYSHGQPAMPGSSGVHHLSPPGGGPSPGRHGPLPPPGYGTPLNCNNNNGMGAAPKPFPGGTGPPIKAEPKAPYAPGTLPDSPPDSGSEAYSPQQVNEPHLLRTITPETLCHVGVPSRLEHPPPPPAHLPGPPPPPPPPPHYPVLQRDLYMKAEPPIPHYAAMGQGLVPTDLHHTQQSQMLHQLLQQHGAELPTHPSKKRKHSESPPSTLNAQMLNGMIKQEPGTVTALPLHPTRAPSPPWPPQGPLSPGPGSLPLSIARVQTPPWHPPGAPSPGLLQDSDSLSGSYLDPNYQSIKWQPHQQNKWATLYDANYKELPMLTYRVDADKGFNFSVGDDAFVCQKKNHFQVTVYIGMLGEPKYVKTPEGLKPLDCFYLKLHGVKLEALNQSINIEQSQSDRSKRPFNPVTVNLPPEQVTKVTVGRLHFSETTANNMRKKGKPNPDQRYFMLVVALQAHAQNQNYTLAAQISERIIVRASNPGQFESDSDVLWQRAQVPDTVFHHGRVGINTDRPDEALVVHGNVKVMGSLMHPSDLRAKEHVQEVDTTEQLKRISRMRLVHYRYKPEFAASAGIEATAPETGVIAQEVKEILPEAVKDTGDMVFANGKTIENFLVVNKERIFMENVGAVKELCKLTDNLETRIDELERWSHKLAKLRRLDSLKSTGSSGAFSHAGSQFSRAGSVPHKKRPPKVASKSSSVVPDQACISQRFLQGTIIALVVVMAFSVVSMSTLYVLSLRTEEDLVDTDGSFAVSTSCLLALLRPQPPGGSEALCPWSSQSFGTTQLRQSPLTTGLPGIQPSLLLVTTSLTSSAPGSAVRTLDMCSSHPCPVICCSSPTTNPTTGPSLGPSFNPGHVLSPSPSPSTNRSGPSQMALLPVTNIRAKSWGLSVNGIGHSKHHKSLEPLASPAVPFPGGQGKAKNSPSLGFHGRARRGALQSSVGPAEPTWAQGQSASLLAEPVPSLTSIQVLENSMSITSQYCAPGDACRPGNFTYHIPVSSGTPLHLSLTLQMNSSSPVSVVLCSLRSKEEPCEEGSLPQSLHTHQDTQGTSHRWPITILSFREFTYHFRVALLGQANCSSEALAQPATDYHFHFYRLCD encoded by the exons GCCACGACATCAACGGTGCCCTGGAGCCCTCCAACATAGACACCAGCATCCTGGAGGAGTACATCAGCAAGGAGGATGCCTCCGACCT CTGCTTCCCTGACATCTCTGCTCCAGCCAGCTCGGCCTCCTACTCCCACGGGCAGCCTGCGATGCCTGGCTCCAGCGGGGTCCACCACCTGAGCCCCCCTGGGGGTGGACCCTCCCCGGGGCGCCATGGTCCCCTCCCACCCCCGGGCTACGGCACCCCGCTGaactgcaacaacaacaacggCATGGGCGCTGCCCCCAAGCCCTTCCCGGGGGGCACCGGGCCCCCCATCAAGGCTGAGCCCAAGGCTCCCTATGCCCCAGG CACACTGCCGGACTCTCCCCCAGACTCGGGCTCCGAGGCCTACTCCCCCCAGCAGGTGAATG AGCCCCACCTCCTGCGCACGATAACCCCTGAGACACTGTGCCACGTGGGAGTGCCCTCCCGCCTGGAGCATCCgcccccacctccagcccacTTGCCAGGCCCCccgccacccccaccacccccacctcacTACCCTGTCCTGCAGCGGGATCTGTACATGAAGGCCGAGCCCCCGATCCCCCACTACGCTGCCATGGGGCAGGGGCTGGTGCCCACTGATCTTCACCACACCCAGCAGTCCCAGATGCTGCACCAGCTCCTGCAGCAGCACGGAGCTGA GCTCCCTACACACCCCTCCAAGAAGAGGAAGCACTCTGAATCCCCCCCCAGCACCCTCAATGCCCAGATGCTGAATGGAATGATCAAACAGGAGCCTGGGACCGTGACAGCCCTGCCTCTGCACCCCACTCGAGCCCCATCGCCACCCTGGCCTCCCCAGGGTCCGCTCTCCCCGGGCCCTGGTTCCTTGCCTCTCAGCATTGCCCGTGTCCAGACACCGCCTTGGCACCCGCCAGGTGCCCCCTCCCCAG GCCTCCTGCAGGACAGTGACAGCCTCAGTGGCTCCTACCTGGACCCCAACTACCAGTCCATCAAGTGGCAGCCTCATCAGCAGAACAAGTGGGCGACCCTGTACGATGCTAACTACAAGGAGCT GCCCATGCTCACCTACCGCGTGGATGCGGACAAGGGCTTCAACTTTTCGGTGGGCGACGACGCCTTTGTGTGCCAGAAGAAGAACCACTTCCAGGTGACAGTGTACATCGGCATGCTGGGCGAGCCCAAGTACGTCAAGACGCCCGAGGGCCTCAAGCCCCTCGACTGCTTCTATCTGAAGCTGCACGGAGTGAAG CTGGAGGCCCTGAACCAGTCCATTAACATCGAGCAGTCCCAGTCAGACCGGAGCAAGCGGCCCTTCAACCCGGTCAC GGTCAATCTGCCCCCTGAGCAGGTCACGAAGGTGACTGTGGGGCGGCTGCACTTCAGCGAGACCACCGCTAACAACATGCGTAAGAAGGGCAAGCCCAACCCGGACCAGAG GTACTTCATGCTGGTGGTGGCCCTCCAGGCTCATGCACAGAACCAGAACTACACGCTGGCCGCCCAGATCTCAGAGCGCATCATTGTGCGG GCCTCCAACCCAGGCCAGTTCGAGAGCGACAGCGATGTGTTGTGGCAGCGGGCACAGGTGCCCGACACCGTCTTCCACCACGGCCGCGTGGGCATCAACACAGACCGGCCGGATGAGGCGCTGGTTGTGCACGGGAATGTCAAGGTCATGGGCTCGCTTATGCACCCCTCCGACCTGCGCGCCAAGGAACACGTGCAGGAG GTGGACACCACCGAGCAATTGAAGAGGATCTCGCGCATGCGGCTGGTGCACTACAGATACAAGCCCGAGTTCGCCGCCAGCGCGGGCATCGAGGCCACCGCGCCAGAGACAG GTGTCATCGCTCAGGAGGTGAAGGAGATCTTGCCTGAGGCTGTGAAAGACACCGGAGACATGGTCTTTGCCAATGGGAAAACCATAGAGAACTTCCTGGTGGTGAACAAG GAGCGCATCTTCATGGAGAACGTAGGGGCCGTGAAGGAGCTGTGCAAGCTGACAGACAACCTGGAGACGCGCATTGATGAGCTGGAGCGCTGGAGCCACAAGCTGGCCAAGCTGCGGCGGCTCGACAGCCTCAAGTCCACCGGCAGCTCGGGCGCCTTCAG CCATGCAGGGAGCCAGTTCAGTCGGGCGGGCAGCGTCCCCCACAAGAAGAGGCCCCCCAAGGTGGCCAGCAAG TCATCGTCCGTGGTTCCGGACCAGGCCTGCATCAGCCAGCGCTTCCTGCAGGGAACCATCATTGCCCTGGTGGTGGTCATGGCCTTCAG CGTGGTGTCCATGTCCACACTGTACGTGCTGAGCCTGCGCACAGAGGAGGACCTGGTAGACACTGATGG CTCTTTTGCCGTGTCCACTTCCTGTCTCCTGGCCCTGCTCCGGCCCCAGCCCCCTGGGGGGAGTGAGGCCTTGTGCCCATG GTCCAGCCAGAGCTTTGGGACCACGCAGCTCCGACAGTCCCCCTTGACCACGGGGCTACCAGGCATACAGCCCTCTTTGCTGCTGG TGACCACCAGCCTCACCAGCTCGGCCCCAGGTTCTGCTGTCCGCACCTTGGACATGTGTTCCAGCCACCCCTGCCCTGTCATCTGCTGTTCCTCACCCACTACCAACCCTACCACTGGTCCTAGTCTTGGCCCCAGCTTTAACCCTGGCCATGTTCTCAGCCCAAGTCCCAGCCCCAGCACCAACCGCTCAG GCCCCAGCCAGATGGCCCTTCTGCCAGTCACCAACATCAGAGCCAAGTCCTGGGGTCTTTCAGTCAATGGCATTGGCCACTCCAAGCATCACAAGAGTCTGGAGCCTCTGGCCAGCCCTGCAGTCCCCTTCCCTGGGGGGCAGGGCAAAGCCAAGAACAGTCCCAGCCTTGGTTTCCATGGCCGGGCCCGCCGAGGGGCCCTCCAGTCCAGCGTGGGCCCTGCTGAGCCCACCTGGGCCCAGGGCCAGTCAG CCTCTCTCCTTGCAGAGCCAGTGCCCTCCCTGACCTCCATCCAGGTGCTGGAGAATTCGATGTCCATCACCTCCCAGTACTGTGCTCCAGGGGATGCCTGCAG GCCTGGGAACTTCACCTACCACATCCCTGTCAGTAGTGGCAccccactgcacctcagcctgacTCTGCAGATGAA CTCCTCCTCCCCCGTGTCTGTGGTGCTGTGCAGCCTGAGGTCAAAGGAGGAACCATGTGAGGAGGGGAGCCTTCCACAGAGTCTCCACACCCACCAGGACACCCAG gGCACCTCTCACCGGTGGCCAATAACCATCCTGTCCTTCCGTGAATTCACCTACCACTTCCGGGTGGCACTGCTG GGTCAGGCCAACTGCAGTTCAGAGGCTCTCGCCCAGCCAGCCACAGACTACCACTTCCACTTCTACCGCCTGTGTGACTGA